In Rhodothermales bacterium, the DNA window CGCGGGCGGCTTCAACAACCCCCGGACGCAGCTCGCGGACATCGACGCGGACGGCGACGCCGACCTCTTCATCCTCGAAGAGCAGGGGCGCGTGACCTACTTCGAGAACGTCGGCGGGAGCGCGGGGCCGACGTTCGCGTGGCGCACGGATCGGTACGCCGCCGTCGACGCCGGCTCGTGGTTCCAACTCGGCGACCTCGACAGCGACGGCGACCTCGACCTGCTGACGCAGCGCTCGTCGGGGCAGGTCCGGTTCTTCGAGAACACCGGCTCGGCGACGGACGCCGCGTTCGAACTCCGCGCCGATCCGCTCCTCGACACGGCGGGCGAGCCGGTGAACCCCGAGGACCCGAACGTCCCGGCCCTCGCCGACATCGACGCCGACGGCGACCTCGACCTCTTCCTCGGCCGCGCCGACAGCGGGAAGATCCGCTGGTACCGCCACACCGGTCTCGCCGATGGCGTCCCGCAGTACGAGTTCGCGGGCGAGCAGTTCAGCGACCTCGTGATCTTCGAGTCGAACCCAACGTGCGGAGGCGGGGGAGACGAGCCGTTCTTCATCATGCCCGACGGTCCGGTGAACGGGACCTCCGGCGGCACGTCGGGCGGGCGCGGCACGCTCCACGGGCAGAACGCGCTCGCCTTCGCCGACCTCGACGGCGACGGCACCCTCGACCTGTTCTGGGGCGACTTCTTCACCCCGAGCCTCTACTTCTTCCAGAATACGGGCACGCCGACGGACCCGAACATGGTGCTCGTTTCGGAGACGTACCCCCTCGGCAATCCCGTCACGTCGGGCGGCTACAACGTGCCGACGTTCGGTGACGCGGACGGCGACGGCGACCTCGACCTCGTCATCGGCATCGTCGGCGGGTTCTGCTCGACGACGGTGAGCATCGCGGCGAACCTCTACTACCTCGAGAACACGGGCACGCCGACGGAGCCGGACTTCGTCGAGCGGACGAGCCGGCTGATCGACGCCGTCGACGTGGGCCGCGCGAGCTACCCCGCGTTCGAGGACCTCGACGGCGACGGCGACGCGGACCTCCTCGTCGGCAGCGGGTTCGACCCGAACCCGGACGGGCCACAGCGCGGCACGCTCTTCCGCTTCGAGAACGTCGGTACGGCAACGATGCCGTCATACCGCCTCGCCGAGGACGACTACCTCGCGCTCGACGTGGATTTCGCCAACCACTACGCCCCCGTCTTCGCTGACCTCGACGGCGACGGGCAGCGCGACCTCCTCGTCGG includes these proteins:
- a CDS encoding FG-GAP-like repeat-containing protein — translated: MLRPLLLLLLFAPAVAAQPLDFERQITPFPVLGSDGEPYALPFAGGFNNPRTQLADIDADGDADLFILEEQGRVTYFENVGGSAGPTFAWRTDRYAAVDAGSWFQLGDLDSDGDLDLLTQRSSGQVRFFENTGSATDAAFELRADPLLDTAGEPVNPEDPNVPALADIDADGDLDLFLGRADSGKIRWYRHTGLADGVPQYEFAGEQFSDLVIFESNPTCGGGGDEPFFIMPDGPVNGTSGGTSGGRGTLHGQNALAFADLDGDGTLDLFWGDFFTPSLYFFQNTGTPTDPNMVLVSETYPLGNPVTSGGYNVPTFGDADGDGDLDLVIGIVGGFCSTTVSIAANLYYLENTGTPTEPDFVERTSRLIDAVDVGRASYPAFEDLDGDGDADLLVGSGFDPNPDGPQRGTLFRFENVGTATMPSYRLAEDDYLALDVDFANHYAPVFADLDGDGQRDLLVGTFGGRLAFLLNTGSGYELTVEALQDLDVGSVATPTLADLDGDGDLDLLVGEFAGTLNYFRNDGSPQVPNFVETDVTALGLPDGFDVGRFSAPHLTDLDGDGDADLLVGTETDDILFFRNVGTPTAPQFEQQPLEAGTLRYNTAPATADLDGDGDLDILAGDLAGGLLYLDNRRITTSSAAPLPAPSGARVESFPNPFGEATTLRVSGGEAPMTLTLFDAVGRALRAWPLRSPAAVHTVAWDGTTAAGVPAPSGVYVARLTAGDRVLDTQKLLRLR